The Candidatus Eisenbacteria bacterium region TAACATTGCCCGGCCAATTGTAATCCATCAGGCGCCGAAGACTCATATCGGTGAATCCCCGAACATTCTTTCCAAGTTCGCGATTATAGGCTTCTAGAAAAGTCTTTATTAATACGGGAATATCTTCCCGTCTCTCTCGCAAGGGGGGGATATAGATTGGAACCACTGTCAGTCTATAATAAAGATCCTCTCTGAAGTTGCCGTCTTCCACCTCACGGAAAAGATCCTTATTCGTCGCCGCTAGGAACCGCGTCGATACGCGAATATCGGCCGTTCCTCCCAACCTCCGAAATGTCCTCGTTTCCAGGACCCTCAACAACTTCGCCTGAAGTTTGGGACTCATCTCGGCAATCTCGTCAAGGAAAAGTGTTCCGTTATCGGCTAGTTCCAACAATCCCATTTTTGTTTGCTGCGCGTCGGTAAAGGCTCCCTTTTCATGACCAAATAATTCGGATTCCAGTAAATGCTCCGGCAGGGTGCTGCAATTAATATCGATAAATGGACCTTCATTCACCGGTGAGAATTCATGAACCTTTCGGGCGATCAATTCCTTCCCTACCCCGGTTTCACCGCGGATCAGGACCGTGGCCGTGCTCGAACGGGCCACCTTTCTCACATTTTCCAACACATCATGTATTTTGGCGGAGGGCCCGAAGATGGCGCCCATGTCATGCGTCAGACTCTGTTGGCGGCGAAGATATTCCACCTCTTTTCTCAGCGCTGCGGTGGAGAGGGCGTTTTTAATAATGAGACGGAGTTGGTGAATGTCCAGCGGTTTTGCCAAATATTGGAAACATCCTGCTTTTGTCGCCTCAACAGCATCATCGAAACGGCCGAAGGCCGTCATGATGATGATAATAACCTCCGGATGGGCTTCCTTGAACTTCTGAAGCAGCTCCAATCCGTCCTCGCCGGTCGCCCTGAGCTTCTGATCGAGAAGAATGAGATCGATTTCCCTTTCCTCAAGTATCTTAAACGCCTCCACACCTCCAATAGCCGACCAAACAGTCGAATGTTCATCTCTGAGCGCTTCCGTGAGACTGACTCGGATCGACTCCTCATCATCAACAACGAGGAAGTTGTATTGCAGGTTAGTTGGATTCGCGACGTCGCTCACCGTACCTCCTCTCCACTGGCAGATCCACTTCCACTGTTGCTCCCCGTCCGGGAACGGACTGGATGGAAATAGACCCTCCGTGTTCCTGCACAATCGACTGGGTTATACAAAGACCGAGTCCTGTTCCATCAGACCGGGTCGTGAAAAAAGGATC contains the following coding sequences:
- a CDS encoding sigma-54 dependent transcriptional regulator gives rise to the protein MSDVANPTNLQYNFLVVDDEESIRVSLTEALRDEHSTVWSAIGGVEAFKILEEREIDLILLDQKLRATGEDGLELLQKFKEAHPEVIIIIMTAFGRFDDAVEATKAGCFQYLAKPLDIHQLRLIIKNALSTAALRKEVEYLRRQQSLTHDMGAIFGPSAKIHDVLENVRKVARSSTATVLIRGETGVGKELIARKVHEFSPVNEGPFIDINCSTLPEHLLESELFGHEKGAFTDAQQTKMGLLELADNGTLFLDEIAEMSPKLQAKLLRVLETRTFRRLGGTADIRVSTRFLAATNKDLFREVEDGNFREDLYYRLTVVPIYIPPLRERREDIPVLIKTFLEAYNRELGKNVRGFTDMSLRRLMDYNWPGNVRELRNVMERLVLMCDIQEIGIDELPRNIVENERGPKTATPEENLFSKERVPNLKEVEKIAICHAIKFANGNKTKAADLLGISRQTLRTKLREYELEDIPEETF